In Aspergillus nidulans FGSC A4 chromosome IV, a single window of DNA contains:
- a CDS encoding cytochrome P450 (transcript_id=CADANIAT00000385), giving the protein MTMIDLNPDLSFTAKSVALLLFIALGLLYTTIQVVYRLYLSPLSRFPGPRLAAATGWYEAYFELVHKGGGQFLFEIRRMHEHLTGPIVRINPFELHIADPAYYSTLYTSTLNLDKASHIQHRFNAPTAAFSTPEHALHRRRRAAISPFFAKRRIDEQAPMIQSHVNVICHRLSEEYAGTGKVLCVNELYGSYVTGVIMTYAFNRCPRFLEEEDFVSAFGKSIQGLKEFVHWAQQFPCLPRILQNVPPVLMGALFPAMQASLVFQEEMRMQAHAVLSGHGQKGTIFHDLLASDLPRSELTLPRLKDEAMSIVGAGIETTKMASVVTTFHILQNPRILQKLQDELDSAIPDPTAPPSLSVLENLPFLAACIKEGIRLGYGATGRSPRISRTESLRYGAWSIPVGVMVSMDSYHMHHDESVFPDSYAFVPERWLDGARGPDGTGSLNKYLASFSRGTRMCVGINLAYAEITIVLARLFRGFVMELYQTTRKDVDCYRDLVGMEVVRGSRGVRVKVVGRRE; this is encoded by the exons ATGACCATGATAGATCTTAACCCGGACTTGTCCTTCACAGCTAAAAGTGTGGCCCTTTTGCTTTTCATCGCACTGGGTCTCCTTTATACCACCATCCAGGTCGTCTACCGTCTCTATCTAAGCCCGCTATCGAGATTTCCTGGCCCGCGCCTTGCCGCCGCAACAGGCTGGTACGAGGCGTACTTTGAGCTCGTCCACAAGGGTGGCGGACAGTTCCTGTTTGAGATTCGACGGATGCACGAG CACCTCACAGGCCCCATCGTCCGCATCAATCCTTTCGAACTGCACATCGCCGACCCGGCCTACTACAGCACCCTCTACACCTCCACACTAAATCTTGACAAAGCAAGTCACATCCAGCACCGCTTCAACGCGCCAACCGCCGCCTTCTCAACGCCCGAACATGCGCTCCACAGACGCCGCCGCGCCGCAATATCCCCGTTCTTCGCGAAGCGCCGCATCGACGAGCAGGCGCCCATGATCCAGTCACACGTGAACGTGATATGCCATCGTCTAAGTGAGGAGTACGCAGGCACGGGCAAAGTGCTCTGCGTCAACGAGCTATACGGCAGCTACGTGACGGGTGTGATAATGACGTACGCGTTCAACCGGTGCCCGCGgttcctggaagaagaggacttCGTGTCCGCGTTTGGGAAGAGCATCCAGGGGCTCAAGGAGTTTGTGCACTGGGCGCAGCAGTTCCCTTGCCTGCCGCGGATCCTGCAGAACGTGCCGCCGGTGCTCATGGGCGCGCTGTTCCCAGCTATGCAGGCGAGTCTGGTGTTTCAGGAG GAAATGCGCATGCAAGCACACGCCGTCCTTTCAGGCCACGGCCAAAAGGGCACCATCTTTCACGACCTGCTCGCCTCAGACCTCCCCCGCTCCGAACTCACCCTCCCGCGACTAAAAGACGAGGCCATGAGCATCGTTGGCGCAGGTATTGAAACGACCAAGATGGCCAGCGTCGTTACGACATTCCACATCCTGCAGAACCCGCGCATCCTCCAAAAACTGCAGGACGAGCTCGACAGCGCGATCCCCGACCCCACCGCTCCGCCGTCTCTGAGCGTGCTGGAAAACTTGCCTTTTCTCGCCGCTTGTATCAAGGAGGGGATTCGGCTGGGCTACGGCGCAACGGGGCGGTCTCCCCGGATCTCCCGTACGGAATCGCTACGCTATGGCGCCTGGAGCATCCCCGTGGGCGTCATGGTCAGCATGGATAGCTACCACATGCACCATGACGAGAGTGTGTTTCCGGATAGTTACGCGTTTGTACCGGAGCGGTGGCTGGACGGGGCAAGGGGGCCAGATGGGACGGGGAGCCTAAATAAGTATCTGGCCTCGTTTAGTCGCGGCACGCGCATGTGCGTGGGCATTAACCTGGCGTACGCGGAAATCACAATTGTGCTGGCGAGGCTGTTTCGCGGGTTCGTGATGGAGCTGTATCAGACTACTAGGAAAGATGTGGACTGTTATCGGGATTTGGTGGGGATGGAGGTTGTGAGGGGGAGTCGGGGGGTTAGGGTTAAGGTTGTGGGGAGGAGAGAGTga
- the fma-PKS gene encoding polyketide synthase fmaB (transcript_id=CADANIAT00000383), with amino-acid sequence MALTGCRTRRVRWTPNAHLVNWSATFGTLWSINTGAYQCGRYIVRWIAALGRLLISLPSPQNDLVDICLVSIGAVYYLFKMNGITSTSLPSPRYHFEPIAVIGFACRLPGNNNSPTALWDFLERGGVASRAVPASRFNLAGHENGSKRPGTMRTPGGMFLESINPADIDAQFFGLSRAEATAMDPQQRQLLEVVYEGLENAGITLEQLRGQDVGCFVGSYASDYGDIQARNPDDRAPNSTVGIGRAMLSNRLSHFLDIKGPSMTIDTACSGSLVSLDVATRYLQTGEIRAAIVAACNLYMSPEHCIDISSSIINAASLTGLCHTFDAKADGYVKAEAVNMVIIKRLQDAIRDRDPIRSIIRGSASNSDGWTAGIASPSSEGQAAVTRQAYRIAGIADFNATSYVECHGTGTRAGDPIEVKGVASVFCPERPAERPLLIGSVKSNIGHSEPGAGISGLLKTILALEKSVIPGNPTFETPNPEIDFDGLKTRAFQHATPWPSMPFKRASVNSFGYGGSNAHVILDEAKTGVSASEMCFKSSYLPEDHDPFEECEENEKCFPQLLVFSANDEKSLQEYIRALRAHLINPRVRISLQDLAYTLSERRSRHFNRAFLITQTSLNLDLHGLVFGKLRSSSPRVGFIFTGQGSQWPQMGKSLLDMFPSGRGQLARLDRALQLLPDPPEWSLYGAGHHVLEELLQAHRDSIAVACINSPESVTLSGPLNVLKTANMVIQEKGYFARLLQVNMAYHNPMFMTDITAQYKQMLHGLGLDSMSSPVSKATKEQRTVKMFSSVTGLETMGPCNVEYWCSNMQYPVQFNQAVRMMLSDEKQPINFLIELGPSGALASPTKQIIQSMRDKKPDLAIEYHAAYKRDVVTAAMGLFEVAGHLYLSGGAVDIEQVNSHHAHREKDQHQPSVIVDLPNYAWNHSIKYWYESQSSRDWRFRHYPNHDLLGSKILGTSWFAPSFKKVLRLADLPWLRDHRVAGQPLFPAAGYIAMAVEAAYQTGQRSGMIDTGLKVSQVPYRFRNIKFVRALVLDEAAPSTLMLSMSPERGWYKFSVYTADGESVPTIHCEGLVSLHVEVGKAPPSSAFKQLLYPTPARLWYKAMDKVGYNFGSAFQTQLQIESVVGTRQNRALVSFLEPQSAYAQSLYSIHPAVLDGCLQSGAPALWNGVRSAVRECLVPAIIEDLVISARQTAARSGASVCSAEYSGVGSRDEPCSYKSNIIVSDPATGDTLIRVRGLAYSALDREEAFSQFTPSMRLEWKPDISFLSRNQLYRILDTCDTRFAPYSAHDDSRALSFISLLLHKKPALRVVEFNIAPSTDSSFFAILGHIPFTAKGAVEYHFVSNNAAALVAFQGMADGCGLPNVQLSALDVSRLDIDSHLLGDKADLAVLNTDHQICGEKLHNAIVNIAAILRKGGFILILAHQSSTNQVQARPWDGHSASINDALGRHGFKKSVAFDMGTETHAIVGQLLLPVREPSAELQVSLVLLSSSTDSALASQMLAESGVTVAGIHYLPLGEIRKDLIILITDEMFKPVLAEVTQEQWGAIQRILAFGCKIVWVTSGAQKDVVSPLQALVSGLSRVVRAEDPTISFTLLDVESPYSKKSFRAIADVLERVDNGNTSSGLVDEEYEYVERGGIVHVSRVYPDIASGGDGKAVIQNLHNHASCVRLTCQAPGFLESLQFTETGPSEAVVPDGFVEVEMHAAGLNYKDVATVLGIVPENQYLLGLEGAGVIRRIRHHAGDSPFYIGQRVAICRRGSFANRVQCPIEGIHAIPDWMSFEEAATIPIVYQAALYSLVDLANVQWGQSVLIHSAAGGLGIAAIQLCQYLGAEIYATVGSDEKREFLIREFNLSPDRLFSSRDTVFASCIIEQTGGRGVDVILNTLTGSLLDESWRIIAAHGTMVELGKKDILDRNSLSMEPFNRNASYRAFDLSHPSITRPLVARLLKRIFDLIHGGHIRPIAPRTVYAYSNIAAAIRYMRGGAHIGKIIISRDAPQNCTDVPVMPVQKSLKLRGDVSYLIVGGLKGLCGSLATYLACHGAKHISVMSRSDYTDDKSKAVLRDLTLLGVNCSLVRGDVSVKDDVQKAFCKGSRPPVAGVIHGAMVLKDTIYTSMTAAQFHDALRCKVQGTYNLHDVALQLGLDLDFFTLLSSLSGLVGHKGQANYAAASAFLDSFALYRRSKGLAACSVDLGIIDDIGYMAEHESITDRLDTETWIPLNEVQLHRILYTSILQERDQRSTGTSQLITGIAYPAPAVPSALYQDARFTALCQKSANSNSASISIKGGARDMQVQALLTLVQAKADAAVQIAAMIDAANAHFMRSLALSEPMEAAKPLVLYGLDSLAAVEFRNWARRELNVVVSTLDVLGAKTLNALCEMMVGRLAG; translated from the exons ATGGCCTTGACG GGATGCAGGACGCGCCGTGTCCGCTGGACGCCTAATGCCCATCTTGTAAACTGGTCCGCGACCTTCGGTACCTTGTGGAGCATCAACACTGGTGCTTATCAATGCGGACGTTATATTGTACGCTGGATTGCGGCTCTTG GGAGACTCTTGATTTCACTCCCGTCACCCCAAAACGATCTGGTGGATATCTGCTTGGTTT CTATAGGTGCTGTGTATTACCTGTTCAAGATGAATGGAATAACCTCAACCTCGTTACCCTCACCTCGTTACCACTTCGAGCCCATTGCGGTGATTGGGTTTGCCTGCcggcttccaggaaacaACAACTCCCCCACAGCACTATGGGACTTCCTCGAACGTGGCGGAGTGGCGAGTCGGGCTGTTCCAGCTTCGCGCTTCAACTTGGCAGGCCACGAGAACGGCAGCAAGCGGCCGGGTACAATGCGCACGCCGGGGGGTATGTTCCTTGAGAGTATCAATCCGGCGGATATCGATGCCCAGTTCTTCGGCCTCTCCCGTGCGGAGGCCACGGCGATGGATCCGCAGCAGCGCCAGTTGTTGGAGGTCGTGTATGAGGGACTGGAGAATGCCGGGATCACGCTGGAGCAGCTGAGAGGACAGGATGTTGGATGTTTCGTGGGGAGTTATGCGTCTG ACTATGGCGATATTCAGGCCAGGAATCCGGACGATCGGGCGCCTAATTCAACCGTGGGTATTGGACGCGCTATGCTCAGTAATCGATTGAGCCATTTCCTGGATATCAAGGGACCGAG TATGACCATCGACACAGCATGCTCCGGCAGCCTAGTCAGCTTGGACGTAGCTACGCGATACCTGCAAACGGGGGAGATTAGAGCCGCAATAGTAGCCGCGTGCAATCTGTACATGAGCCCGGAGCACTGCATTGACATTAGCAGCAGTATCATCAACGCTGCCTCTCTCACGGGCCTCTGCCATACGTTTGACGCCAAAGCCGACGGATATGTAAAGGCCGAAGCGGTTAACATGGTTATCATCAAGCGACTGCAGGACGCTATCCGTGACCGAGACCCGATCCGGTCTATTATTCGTGGATCGGCTTCTAACAGTGATGGCTGGACCGCTGGAATTGCGAGTCCGAGCTCGGAAGGACAGGCCGCTGTGACTCGACAGGCGTATCGTATTGCGGGTATTGCTGACTTCAACGCCACTTCATATGTCGAATGCCATGGGACGGGGACCCGAGCTGGAGATCCAATCGAGGTCAAAGGGGTGGCGTCCGTGTTTTGTCCGGAGAGGCCTGCGGAAAGGCCGTTGTTGATCGGCTCG GTCAAAAGCAACATCGGCCACTCTGAGCCTGGCGCTGGCATCTCTGGCTTGTTGAAGACAATTCTTGCATTGGAGAAAAGTGTCATTCCCGGAAACCCTACTTTTGAGACACCGAACCCCGAGA TTGACTTTGACGGCCTGAAGACGCGCGCTTTTCAACATGCCACTCCGTGGCCCAGCATGCCTTTCAAGAGGGCGAGCGTGAACTCCTTCGGATACGGCGGCTCTAACGCCCATGTAATCTTGGACGAGGCAAAGACTGGCGTATCTGCATCAGAAATGTGCTTCAAGTCGTCCTATTTACCTGAAGACCATGATCCATTCGAAGAATGCGAGGAAAATGAGAAATGCTTTCCCCAACTGCTAGTTTTTTCAGCCAATGACGAGAAATCGCTCCAGGAGTATATTCGCGCTCTGAGAGCCCACCTAATCAACCCCCGCGTGCGGATCTCATTGCAGGACCTGGCGTATACGCTATCGGAGCGGCGGTCTCGGCATTTCAATCGTGCATTTCTTATCACACAGACCAGTCTCAATCTCGATCTCCATGGTTTGGTCTTTGGGAAACTGCGGTCGAGCTCCCCACGAGTAGGTTTTATCTTCACGGGCCAAGGGTCTCAGTGGCCTCAAATGGGGAAGTCTCTTCTGGATATGTTTCCTTCAGGAAGGGGTCAGCTCGCTCGTCTAGACAGGGCACTGCAGTTGCTTCCTGACCCGCCGGAATGGTCGTTGTACG GTGCAGGTCACcacgttcttgaagaactTCTCCAGGCACATAGGGATTCAATCGCCGTTGCCTGCATCAACTCCCCCGAGAGCGTGACATTGTCAGGCCCTTTGAATGTGCTCAAAACGGCGAATATGGTAATCCAGGAGAAGGGATACTTCGCTCGTCTTTTGCAGGTCAATATGGCTTACCATAACCCCATGTTTATGACAGACATTACTGCGCAGTATAAGCAGATGTTGCATGGTTTGGGGCTGGACTCAATGTCGTCACCGGTGTCAAAAGCAACTAAGGAACAACGTACAGTAAAAATGTTCTCCTCCGTGACGGGGTTGGAGACGATGGGTCCTTGCAATGTCGAGTATTGGTGTTCAAATATGCAATACCCCGTTCAGTTCAACCAGGCAGTCCGGATGATGCTAAGCGACGAGAAGCAACCGATCAATTTCCTCATTGAACTTGGCCCGTCGGGTGCGCTCGCTAGCCCTACCAAGCAGATAATACAGTCTATGCGCGACAAGAAACCAGATCTCGCCATTGAATACCATGCCGCATACAAGCGTGACGTGGTTACCGCAGCTATGGGGCTATTTGAAGTGGCAGGGCATCTTTATCTGTCAGGTGGTGCGGTCGACATCGAGCAGGTTAATTCACACCACGCGCACAGGGAGAAAGATCAGCATCAGCCGTCCGTAATCGTTGATCTTCCCAACTACGCCTGGAACCACTCGATAAAATACTGGTATGAGAGCCAGTCCAGTCGAGATTGGCGGTTCAGGCACTATCCAAACCACGATCTGCTTGGTAGCAAGATTCTAGGGACGTCGTGGTTTGCGCCCTCATTCAAGAAGGTCCTGCGCCTTGCAGACCTGCCATGGCTGAGGGACCATCGGGTCGCTGGCCAGCCACTGTTTCCGGCGGCTGGGTATATTGCTATGGCCGTTGAAGCAGCTTACCAGACTGGTCAGCGCAGCGGGATGATCGACACGGGCCTAAAAGTCTCGCAAGTACCGTATAGGTTCCGCAATATCAAGTTTGTCAGAGCGCTGGTTTTGGATGAGGCTGCACCGTCGACGTTGATGCTTTCAATGAGTCCTGAGCGTGGCTGGTATAAGTTCTCGGTCTACACGGCGGATGGCGAGAGTGTCCCAACTATTCACTGTGAAGGGCTGGTCTCTCTCCATGTTGAAGTCGGCAAAG CTCCACCCTCAAGCGCCTTTAAGCAGTTGCTCTACCCCACTCCCGCCAGGTTATGGTACAAGGCCATGGACAAAGTCGGGTACAATTTCGGTTCAGCCTTTCAAACACAGCTGCAAATCGAATCCGTGGTAGGGACTCGACAAAACAGAGCCCTAGTGTCGTTTTTAGAGCCTCAATCAGCGTACGCTCAATCACTCTACTCCATCCACCCGGCCGTCCTGGATGGTTGTTTGCAGTCCGGGGCTCCGGCGCTCTGGAACGGGGTACGGAGTGCAGTGCGAGAATGCCTTGTGCCGGCCATCATAGAGGACCTTGTCATCAGTGCGCGACAGACCGCTGCCAGATCAGGAGCCTCGGTCTGCTCTGCCGAGTATTCGGGCGTTGGGTCGCGAGACGAACCATGCTCGTACAAGTCGAATATCATCGTTTCAGACCCGGCCACGGGAGATACGCTAATCAGGGTCAGGGGTCTGGCATATTCGGCACTTGACCGAGAGGAAGCTTTCAGCCAATTTACCCCTAGCATGCGGTTGGAATGGAAACCGGATatatctttcctttcccgCAACCAATTGTATAGAATTCTGGACACTTGCGACACCAGATTTGCGCCCTATAGTGCTCATGATGATTCTAGAGCACTGTCATTTATCAGCCTGCTTCTTCACAAGAAACCAGCGCTACGTGTCGTGGAATTCAACATAGCACCATCGACGGACAGCAGCTTTTTTGCCATCCTTGGCCATATCCCGTTTACCGCAAAAGGTGCTGTAGAGTATCACTTTGTGTCCAATAACGCCGCTGCCCTTGTGGCTTTTCAAGGAATGGCCGACGGCTGTGGACTGCCAAACGTCCAACTGAGCGCTCTGGACGTGTCTCGGCTTGATATAGACTCCCATCTGCTCGGAGACAAGGCGGACTTGGCTGTACTGAACACAGACCATCAAATTTGTGGAGAAAAGCTGCATAACGCCATTGTTAACATCGCAGCCATTCTCCGGAAGGGTGGCTTTATCCTTATTCTTGCGCATCAGTCGTCGACGAACCAGGTCCAGGCGCGGCCTTGGGACGGGCACTCGGCAAGCATCAACGATGCACTCGGCCGCCATGGGTTCAAGAAATCAGTGGCGTTTGATATGGGTACTGAAACACACGCTATTGTGGGTCAATTGTTGTTGCCCGTTCGCGAGCCCTCTGCTGAACTCCAGGTCAGCCTGGTTCTTCTGTCGAGCTCGACAGATTCTGCTCTGGCCAGCCAGATGCTTGCTGAGTCCGGAGTCACAGTGGCCGGTATCCATTATCTACCGCTCGGAGAAATCCGAAAAGATTTGATCATACTAATAACCGATGAAATGTTTAAGCCGGTGCTCGCCGAGGTCACGCAGGAGCAGTGGGGAGCCATCCAGCGAATCCTCGCCTTTGGTTGCAAGATCGTCTGGGTTACTTCCGGTGCTCAAAAAGATGTTGTCAGTCCACTCCAGGCTCTGGTCTCTGGTCTGTCCAGAGTCGTCCGGGCCGAAGATCCAACTATCAGCTTCACTCTCCTCGACGTAGAATCTCCGTATAGCAAAAAGTCCTTCCGAGCGATTGCTGACGTGCTTGAGAGAGTTGACAATGGAAACACCTCAAGTGGtctggttgatgaagagTATGAGTATGTGGAGCGCGGCGGCATCGTTCATGTGAGTAGAGTCTACCCTGATATTGCAAGCGGAGGCGATGGCAAAGCCGTGATCCAAAACCTTCACAACCACGCCTCCTGTGTTCGCTTGACATGCCAGGCGCCTGGGTTCTTGGAATCACTACAATTTACAGAAACTGGGCCCAGTGAGGCTGTTGTGCCAGACGGCTTTGTCGAGGTGGAGATGCACGCAGCAGGCCTCAACTACAAGGACGTCGCAACAGTTCTCGGGATCGTCCCTGAAAACCAGTACCTGCTCGGATTGGAAGGAGCTGGGGTCATACGGCGCATTAGGCATCACGCAGGAGACAGCCCCTTTTACATTGGGCAGAGGGTGGCTATTTGTCGACGGGGCAGTTTTGCCAACAGGGTGCAATGTCCCATCGAGGGTATCCACGCTATTCCGGACTGGATGAGTTTCGAAGAAGCAGCTACAATCCCCATTGTATATCAGGCTGCACTGTATAGCCTTGTTGACCTTGCCAATGTCCAGTGGGGGCAGTCTGTGCTTATTCactcagcagctggaggactTGGTATTGCTGCGATCCAGTTGTGTCAGTATCTGGGCGCGGAGATCTATGCTACTGTGGGAAGTGACGAGAAGCGGGAATTCCTTATCAGAGAATTCAACTTATCACCCGACCGGCTCTTCTCGTCTCGAGATACGGTATTCGCATCTTGCATTATCGAGCAGACTGGCGGAAGGGGGGTGGACGTTATCCTCAACACCTTAACGGGTAGCTTGCTAGACGAGTCATGGCGCATCATAGCAGCTCACGGCACGATGGTCGAGCTGGGGAAGAAGGATATCCTTGATCGAAATAGTCTTTCCATGGAACCCTTCAATCGCAATGCCTCGTATCGTGCCTTTGACCTGTCGCATCCGAGCATCACACGCCCTTTGGTTGCAAG GCTTTTAAAGCGTATATTCGATCTGATACACGGAGGCCACATTCGGCCGATTGCACCGCGGACTGTCTACGCGTACAGCAACATCGCAGCGGCCATCCGTTACATGCGGGGCGGTGCCCATATCGGTAAAATCATCATCTCTCGAGACGCGCCCCAGAACTGCACAGATGTGCCAGTGATGCCCGTGCAGAAAAGTCTCAAGCTGCGGGGTGATGTCTCGTACCTGATAGTCGGCGGCTTGAAGGGTCTCTGTGGGAGCCTAGCAACATACCTGGCCTGCCACGGAGCAAAGCATATATCTGTAATGTCCCGCAGCGATTACACAGACGATAAGTCAAAAGCTGTTCTGAGAGACCTCACTTTGCTAGGCGTCAACTGCAGTCTAGTTCGCGGGGACGTGTCCGTCAAAGATGATGTTCAGAAAGCGTTCTGCAAAGGCTCACGCCCGCCAGTCGCGGGAGTCATCCACGGGGCCATGGTTCTGAAAGACACAATTTACACCTCCATGACAGCTGCCCAGTTCCACGATGCCCTGCGCTGCAAGGTCCAGGGAACCTATAACCTGCATGATGTTGCGCTCCAACTCGGACTCGACCTCGACTTTTTCACCCTCTTGTCCAGCCTCTCCGGCCTTGTAGGCCATAAGGGCCAAGCCAACTACGCTGCAGCCAGTGCATTTTTAGACTCATTTGCCCTCTACCGCCGGAGCAAAGGCCTCGCCGCTTGCTCAGTCGACCTCGGAATCATCGATGATATCGGTTACATGGCCGAACACGAGTCCATCACTGACCGATTGGATACCGAGACCTGGATCCCACTCAACGAGGTCCAGCTACACCGGATCCTGTACACATCCATTCTTCAAGAACGGGATCAGCGCAGCACTGGCACCAGCCAGCTAATAACAGGCATTGCGTATCCTGCACCCGCTGTGCCTTCTGCGCTTTACCAAGACGCGCGTTTCACGGCCCTCTGCCAGAAGAGCGcaaacagcaacagcgccAGTATCTCCATCAAAGGGGGGGCTCGTGACATGCAGGTGCAGGCGCTACTAACCCTCGTTCAGGCCAAGGCCGACGCAGCCGTTCAGATAGCGGCCATGATTGACGCCGCGAATGCCCATTTCATGCGCAGCCTGGCTCTGTCTGAACCCATGGAGGCTGCAAAGCCACTTGTGCTTTACGGACTGGACTCGCTAGCCGCGGTGGAGTTCCGGAATTGGGCGCGCAGGGAGTTGAATGTTGTGGTTAGTACGTTGGATGTCCTGGGTGCTAAGACACTGAATGCGCTTTGCGAGATGATGGTGGGGAGGTTGGCTGGCTAG
- the fma-AT gene encoding acetyltransferase fmaC (transcript_id=CADANIAT00000384), giving the protein MLGLPDVALHFQTAGVTVLLYDPRSTGLSDGTPRNEIDPVKQAADYSDALTFLSTQASVYPSQLFFWGMSFSAVVALCAATTDKRIRGVLAIAPLTDLTYKPEHRRAKVLQQCMQDRASQSAGNEPYYLPLLNEQGENPAGFGVGLEREEYARIVAAGRKLAKGHVNRTTIQSYYHMAMWQPFGLWAGVAPTPVMFVVPEMDTVSPAERQREYFDTKLGNAPRRLHLVEGAGHMDIVQGAHLEGLMEVKMRFVQDILEGRVEVSGDETR; this is encoded by the coding sequence ATGCTCGGTCTCCCCGACGTCGCCCTGCATTTCCAAACTGCTGGAGTAACGGTCCTCCTCTACGATCCGCGCTCAACCGGCCTATCGGACGGTACACCGCGCAACGAAATCGACCCCGTCAAACAAGCAGCCGACTACTCCGACGCCTTGACCTTTCTTTCAACGCAGGCTTCAGTATATCCATctcagctcttcttctggggcATGTCATTCTCCGCCGTCGTCGCCCTCTGCGCCGCGACAACGGACAAACGAATCCGCGGCGTCCTCGCCATCGCGCCTCTGACAGACCTCACTTACAAGCCCGAGCATAGACGAGCCAAGGTGCTGCAGCAGTGTATGCAGGACCGTGCGTCACAGTCAGCTGGTAACGAGCCGTACTATCTTCCGCTGCTAAACGAGCAAGGGGAAAATCCGGCGGGGTTTGGGGTTGGCTTGGAGCGGGAGGAGTATGCTAGGATTGTAGCCGCTGGTAGAAAGCTGGCAAAGGGGCATGTTAATCGCACGACTATTCAGAGCTATTACCATATGGCAATGTGGCAGCCATTTGGGCTTTGGGCCGGCGTCGCGCCTACGCCGGTGATGTTTGTTGTGCCGGAGATGGATACCGTTAGTCCGGCGGAGAGGCAGAGAGAGTACTTTGACACTAAGCTGGGAAATGCACCGAGGCGGTTGCATTTGGTGGAGGGAGCGGGGCATATGGATATCGTGCAGGGGGCACATTTGGAGGGGTTGATGGAAGTGAAGATGCGGTTTGTGCAGGATATTTTGGAGGGAAGGGTGGAGGTATCCGGGGATGAGACTCGTTGA
- a CDS encoding uncharacterized protein (transcript_id=CADANIAT00000386): protein MASSAGTAHSRAIAAVVVSVVFETLALIAMILRFYSHRLRKRRIAAHDWASVVALIFSSGCVVLVITAVAKGGLGQHTWELSNPTIQLQHFAKIYVANSPVWAGAISAVKVSIVLLYIGLFGSARTIRYCCYTLITLQILWGAAVILSSLLLCKPLRMNWDPTADGHCGSTEATYLALHIINLILDVTVGLLPVPVLWKLQMKRRKKIELTLMFALGIAICIITVFRVNMINDLVSTDPTYTTTPLMIFTILEPLLGIILACLPLLRPVFERVSAFRTLHSSCDSRGSGTSTPQLFGQSGESKAKAERYVKLRPSTSTAGFTHDINGTATNRGHGYELDELRCLSERNKPSILVIGLAVMLSPKIYGVRPG, encoded by the exons ATGGCTTCTTCCGCTGGGACAGCGCATTCCCGGGCCATAGCGGCAGTTGTCGTTTCCGTGGTCTTTGAGACTCTGGCCTTAATCGCCATGATTCTGCGCTTTTACTCGCATCGTTTGCGGAAGCGGAGGATTGCAGCGCATGATTGGGCCTCTGTCGTTGCATTG ATCTTCTCTAGCGGCTGCGTGGTCCTTGTGATTACTG CGGTAGCCAAGGGAGGGCTGGGGCAGCATACCTGGGAGCTCTCCAACCCGACGATTCAGTTACAGCACTTCGCAAAG ATCTATGTCGCCAACTCTCCCGTCTGGGCCGGCGCCATCAGCGCAGTAAAGGTGTCGATTGTCCTCCTGTACATTGGTCTCTTCGGCAGCGCCCGAACCATCCGCTACTGCTGCTATACATTAATCACTCTACAGATCCTCTGGGGGGCCGCCGTCATATTATCctcactgctgctgtgcAAGCCCTTGCGGATGAACTGGGACCCCACCGCCGACGGCCACTGCGGCAGCACTGAGGCCACATATCTCGCCCTGCACATCATCAATTTAATTCTTGACGTGACAGTCGGCCTTCTCCCCGTGCCCGTGCTATGGAAGCTACAGATGAAGCggcggaagaagattgagctgacgctgatgTTTGCGCTGGGAATAGC GATCTGTATCATCACCGTCTTCCGCGTCAACATGATCAACGACCTCGTCAGCACAGACCCCACATACACGACGACCCCCTTGATGATATTTACGATCCTCGAGCCCCTGCTCGGAATCATCCTCGCCTGCCTGCCGCTGCTCCGTCCGGTATTCGAGCGTGTCTCCGCGTTTCGGACCTTGCACAGCAGTTGCGACAGCCGCGGCAGCGGTACGTCGACCCCGCAATTGTTTGGGCAGTCCGGGGAATCCAAGGCCAAAGCAGAGCGTTACGTGAAGCTGCGTCCCTCGACTTCAACCGCTGGATTCACGCATGACATTAACGGCACCGCCACTAACCGAGGCCATGGGTATGAGCTCGACGAGCTTAGGTGTTTATCAGAGCGAAATAAACCGTCGATT CTTGTCATCGGCTTAGCGGTCATGCTCTCGCCTAAGATCTATGGAGTACGTCCTGGGTAG